In the genome of Salinirussus salinus, one region contains:
- a CDS encoding DUF58 domain-containing protein, with product MNRRLLALAAGLLALAVGVAVAVSPGLLGLDFDRALVTALGVVVLVLAARQVTLRSGVDLDEAVTPDPEYRVPTPPPGEDLRDALGGFFAAGRLPYNQAVRGLRAAAVEVLVQYEGLSEAEAERRVEEGTWTDDGYAAAYLAGEDGPDPPSPGLLRRVVAGGVPKHRKVRHAVSAIAERAGLDPRPDGDAAPFPGEPPEGFSASPFSVTRERAARTADGGSAAERDGDAGRREGHGRSGTAAVLRAAGPTNRWQGVGAVALVGIAAGVLTSEPAALLAGAAGIGFAAYARATPLGPGAPASDGPADGGEAAEKLSVGRSLDSGEPDPGETVTVTVTVTNEGDRPVADVRVVDSVPEGLSVTGGSPRHGTALRAGEDVTFEYEVGAGRGVHTFGPAAVIAKDLTGSVEETRLVGPETTVTCRPTLRPTTEPVPLRQRAARFAGRVETDTAGAGLEFYATREYRPGDALSRVDWNRRARTGELSTVEFRSEQAATVMVVVDARDPSYAAPDPDTPHALDRGVEAAGRLYGSLTATGNQVGVAAFPSATCWLAPGAGVEHEKRVRELLATHPDLSPVPREDAMTVAAGRSRLRRRLSAGTQVVFVSPLCDGRGADLARWLDEYGYPVTVLSPDPTADRTAGHRLARVARGLRLRELRGRGIPVVDWAADEPVDLALARSNRREGP from the coding sequence GTGAACCGCAGGCTCCTCGCGCTCGCGGCGGGGCTGCTCGCGCTGGCGGTCGGCGTGGCCGTCGCCGTCTCGCCGGGGTTGCTGGGTCTCGATTTCGACCGGGCGCTCGTCACCGCGCTGGGCGTGGTGGTGCTCGTACTCGCCGCCCGGCAGGTGACACTCCGCAGCGGGGTCGACCTCGACGAGGCCGTCACGCCCGACCCCGAGTACCGCGTGCCGACGCCGCCACCGGGCGAGGACCTCCGGGACGCACTCGGGGGGTTTTTCGCCGCCGGTCGGCTCCCGTACAACCAGGCGGTCCGGGGGCTCCGGGCCGCGGCCGTCGAGGTGCTCGTCCAGTACGAGGGGCTGAGCGAGGCCGAGGCCGAACGCCGCGTCGAGGAAGGAACCTGGACAGACGACGGCTACGCCGCCGCCTACCTCGCCGGCGAGGACGGCCCGGACCCCCCGTCGCCCGGCCTCCTCCGGCGGGTCGTCGCCGGCGGCGTCCCGAAACACCGGAAGGTGCGCCACGCCGTCAGCGCCATCGCGGAGCGGGCGGGGCTGGACCCCCGGCCCGACGGGGACGCCGCCCCCTTCCCCGGGGAGCCGCCGGAGGGTTTCTCCGCCAGCCCCTTCTCTGTCACCCGCGAGCGGGCCGCCCGGACCGCCGACGGCGGGAGCGCTGCGGAGCGGGACGGCGACGCCGGCCGTCGCGAGGGACACGGCAGGTCCGGGACCGCCGCCGTCCTTCGGGCGGCAGGTCCGACGAACCGCTGGCAGGGGGTCGGCGCCGTTGCCCTCGTGGGCATCGCCGCCGGCGTCCTCACCTCGGAGCCGGCGGCGCTGCTTGCCGGGGCGGCCGGCATCGGCTTCGCCGCCTACGCCCGGGCGACACCGCTGGGGCCCGGTGCGCCCGCAAGCGACGGTCCGGCCGACGGCGGTGAGGCGGCAGAGAAGCTGTCGGTCGGGCGTTCGCTGGACTCCGGGGAACCCGACCCCGGGGAGACCGTCACGGTGACGGTCACCGTCACCAACGAGGGCGACCGCCCGGTCGCGGACGTGCGGGTCGTGGACAGCGTCCCCGAGGGGCTGTCGGTCACCGGGGGGTCGCCGCGCCACGGGACGGCACTTCGGGCCGGCGAGGACGTGACCTTCGAGTACGAGGTCGGGGCGGGCCGGGGCGTCCACACGTTCGGTCCCGCCGCGGTGATAGCCAAGGACCTGACCGGGAGCGTCGAGGAGACCCGGCTGGTCGGCCCGGAGACGACGGTGACGTGCCGGCCGACGCTGCGGCCGACGACCGAGCCGGTCCCGCTGCGCCAGCGGGCCGCTCGCTTCGCCGGGCGGGTCGAGACCGACACCGCCGGCGCCGGCCTGGAGTTCTACGCCACCCGGGAGTACCGCCCCGGCGACGCGCTGAGCCGGGTGGACTGGAACCGGCGGGCCCGGACGGGCGAGCTCAGCACCGTCGAGTTCCGCTCCGAGCAGGCCGCCACGGTGATGGTCGTGGTCGACGCCCGCGACCCCTCCTACGCCGCGCCCGACCCGGACACGCCCCACGCGCTCGACCGCGGGGTGGAGGCTGCCGGCCGGCTCTACGGCTCGCTGACCGCGACGGGCAACCAGGTCGGCGTCGCCGCGTTTCCCTCGGCGACCTGCTGGCTCGCACCCGGCGCCGGCGTCGAGCACGAGAAGCGGGTCCGCGAGCTGCTCGCCACCCACCCCGACCTCTCGCCGGTGCCCCGCGAGGACGCGATGACGGTCGCGGCGGGGCGGAGCCGCCTGCGCCGGCGGCTCTCGGCGGGGACGCAGGTGGTCTTCGTCTCGCCGCTGTGTGACGGCCGCGGGGCCGACCTGGCCCGGTGGCTCGACGAGTACGGCTACCCGGTGACGGTGCTCAGTCCCGACCCGACGGCCGACCGGACCGCCGGCCACCGGCTCGCGCGGGTCGCCCGCGGACTCCGGCTGCGCGAACTCCGGGGCCGGGGGATCCCCGTCGTCGACTGGGCGGCCGACGAGCCGGTCGACCTCGCGCTCGCGCGCTCGAACCGCCGGGAGGGACCATGA
- a CDS encoding DUF4129 domain-containing protein produces the protein MKDTLTSAATAVLGLLAVGFAAATLTSTSDSSAAGSGGGGGGGNGSLIPLPEPDPAEPTTFDVPFVEFILLALVLTLVALLVYAAVFERDLFRRVVAVAVPFVVAGVLAYLLFVVLGDLSLGTSPGQPGFIGGGSTPGGPPGGGDAGETSSPSLPLGLLAVLGLALAGVVLVVRRVQGESGEPGVEEVADPDDGRAAAVGRAAGRAADRLESGAADNEVYRAWREMTDLLDVEEPETSTPGEFAEAAVDAGLGGEDVHELTRLFEDVRYGDAPPENYEDRAADVFRRIEAQYAETVEGDDDGDDRPEGRA, from the coding sequence ATGAAAGATACGCTCACGTCGGCCGCCACCGCCGTGCTCGGGCTGCTGGCGGTCGGGTTCGCCGCCGCGACCCTGACCTCCACGAGCGACAGCTCCGCGGCCGGGTCGGGCGGCGGCGGTGGCGGGGGCAACGGGAGCCTCATCCCCCTGCCCGAGCCCGACCCGGCCGAGCCGACCACGTTCGACGTCCCCTTCGTCGAGTTCATTCTGCTGGCGCTGGTGTTGACCCTCGTCGCGCTGCTGGTCTACGCGGCCGTCTTCGAGCGCGACCTCTTCAGGCGGGTCGTCGCCGTCGCGGTCCCGTTCGTGGTGGCGGGCGTACTCGCCTACCTCCTGTTCGTCGTGCTCGGTGACCTCTCGCTGGGCACCTCACCCGGGCAGCCGGGGTTCATCGGCGGCGGGTCGACGCCCGGCGGCCCGCCGGGTGGCGGCGACGCCGGCGAGACCTCGTCGCCGTCGCTCCCGCTCGGGCTCCTTGCGGTCCTCGGGCTCGCGCTCGCCGGCGTCGTGCTCGTGGTCCGGCGAGTGCAGGGGGAAAGCGGCGAACCGGGTGTCGAAGAGGTCGCCGACCCCGACGACGGCCGGGCAGCGGCGGTCGGGCGGGCGGCCGGGCGCGCAGCCGACCGGCTGGAGTCGGGTGCCGCCGACAACGAGGTCTACCGGGCCTGGCGGGAGATGACCGACCTGCTCGACGTCGAGGAGCCGGAGACGAGCACGCCCGGCGAGTTCGCCGAGGCCGCCGTCGACGCCGGGCTCGGCGGCGAGGACGTCCACGAACTCACCCGGCTGTTCGAGGACGTGCGGTACGGGGACGCCCCCCCGGAGAACTACGAGGACCGGGCAGCCGACGTCTTCCGCCGGATCGAGGCGCAGTACGCGGAGACAGTCGAGGGAGACGACGACGGCGACGACCGACCGGAGGGGAGAGCGTGA
- a CDS encoding cupin domain-containing protein: MEKVTIDEVEVEVNPLEVHDVRRPVSRALGTEHFAMNYFELAPGDSFSGGLHTHHDQEEVFYVESGTAEFAVGEERETVTVDAGEVIRFAPGEFQTGYVPEDAEEDVVGWALGAPGASHDWEDLESMVYCDDCGEERAHATALTREGRFEFTCTECGTETTL; this comes from the coding sequence ATGGAGAAAGTCACCATCGACGAGGTCGAAGTCGAGGTCAATCCGCTGGAGGTTCACGACGTGCGCCGCCCGGTCTCGCGGGCGCTCGGCACCGAGCACTTCGCGATGAACTACTTCGAGCTCGCGCCCGGGGACTCCTTCTCCGGCGGCCTGCACACCCACCACGACCAGGAGGAGGTCTTCTACGTCGAATCCGGGACCGCTGAGTTCGCCGTCGGGGAGGAGCGCGAGACGGTGACCGTCGACGCCGGCGAGGTCATCCGCTTTGCCCCCGGCGAGTTCCAGACCGGCTACGTCCCCGAGGACGCCGAGGAGGATGTCGTCGGGTGGGCGCTGGGCGCGCCGGGCGCGAGCCACGACTGGGAGGACCTCGAGTCGATGGTCTACTGCGACGACTGCGGCGAGGAGCGGGCCCACGCGACCGCGCTCACCCGCGAGGGCCGCTTCGAGTTTACCTGCACCGAGTGTGGCACCGAGACCACACTCTGA
- a CDS encoding enoyl-CoA hydratase/isomerase family protein, with protein sequence MADSDDPTGSEAVLTDRAGHVGLVTLNRPEAMNTFSTGLATALDDALLELEAEEAVRAVVVDGAGEAFSAGIDLSEHREFDGEAEYEEWVTRMERPFLTLAEMETPVVAAAHGHAAANGIGLVAACDLAVAAEGTQLGATAPKVGLFCMGPAVPLMGAVTRKRCLELLLTGDLIDAETAREWGLLNRVTEPGEHVEGAMDLAETIAAKSPAAVQRGKRAFYQMDGMPYAEALSHSNEEFAALCTTADAEAGIEAFLDGEPLGADEWPSGGD encoded by the coding sequence ATGGCAGACAGTGACGACCCGACCGGGAGCGAGGCAGTCCTGACCGACAGAGCGGGCCACGTGGGGCTGGTGACGCTGAACCGCCCGGAGGCGATGAACACCTTCAGCACCGGTCTGGCGACGGCGCTGGACGACGCGCTGCTGGAGCTCGAGGCCGAGGAGGCGGTACGGGCGGTCGTGGTCGACGGTGCGGGTGAGGCCTTCTCGGCCGGGATCGACCTCTCGGAGCACCGCGAGTTCGACGGCGAGGCCGAGTACGAGGAGTGGGTGACCCGGATGGAACGGCCCTTTCTGACCCTCGCGGAGATGGAGACGCCGGTCGTCGCGGCGGCCCACGGCCACGCCGCCGCCAACGGGATCGGCCTGGTGGCGGCGTGTGACCTCGCCGTCGCCGCGGAGGGGACGCAGCTGGGCGCGACCGCGCCGAAGGTCGGCCTCTTCTGTATGGGCCCGGCGGTGCCGCTGATGGGCGCGGTCACCCGCAAGCGGTGTCTCGAACTCCTGCTGACCGGCGACCTGATAGATGCCGAGACCGCCCGCGAGTGGGGGCTGCTCAACCGCGTGACCGAGCCCGGCGAGCACGTCGAGGGGGCGATGGACCTGGCCGAGACCATCGCCGCAAAGAGCCCGGCGGCCGTCCAGCGGGGGAAGCGTGCGTTCTACCAGATGGACGGCATGCCCTACGCCGAGGCGCTCTCGCACTCGAACGAGGAGTTCGCCGCGCTGTGTACGACGGCCGACGCCGAGGCCGGGATCGAGGCCTTCCTCGACGGAGAGCCGCTCGGAGCCGACGAGTGGCCCAGCGGCGGGGACTGA
- a CDS encoding long-chain-fatty-acid--CoA ligase, protein MKQEMTTLDFLDRAVDIYDDVTGVVAHDGTEYTYAEVGERVNRLANALAARGVGQGDRVALLAPNTHYFIETLYATNTLGAVFVPLNYRVQPDTVSYILNDCEAATVIADYDFAHKVEAVRGEVPAETFVGYEADDIDGDWADYEAVLADASPEAPERPEISEDDDASINYTSGTTGDPKGVVRTHRTEHWHALVLNQHMEIRDDDTYLWTLPMFHCNGWGHTYALTGTGATHVCQRTFDAADTFRRVREYDVTFMCGAPTVLNNLIQYHDEHDIGTTGDREVRLATAGSAPATATIETVEDEFGWRIIHIYGLTETAPIITTSNSPRRLAEHGRDLKIKQGSETLCTEVRVVDDDGEDVPRDGQTVGEIVVRGNQVMDRYLNKPEATEEAFNARAEGYFHTGDLAVWDENGMVAIQDRKKDIIISGGENISSIELEDTLYDHPDVGKAAVVPVPSEEWGETPKAIVVPAPGSDPSEEDILEFCDDRLAGYKTPSSVDFVEDLPETATGKVQKYELRDRYWGEEDRMVGTQ, encoded by the coding sequence ATGAAACAGGAGATGACGACGCTCGACTTCCTGGACCGCGCGGTTGACATCTACGACGACGTGACGGGAGTCGTCGCCCACGACGGGACGGAGTACACCTACGCCGAGGTGGGCGAGCGGGTGAACCGGCTGGCAAACGCCCTGGCGGCCCGCGGCGTCGGGCAGGGCGACCGGGTGGCGCTGCTCGCGCCCAACACCCACTACTTCATCGAGACCCTGTACGCGACCAACACGCTCGGGGCCGTCTTCGTCCCGCTGAACTACCGGGTCCAGCCCGACACCGTCTCCTACATCCTCAACGACTGCGAGGCCGCGACAGTCATCGCGGACTACGACTTCGCACACAAGGTGGAGGCCGTCCGCGGCGAGGTGCCCGCGGAAACCTTCGTCGGCTACGAGGCCGACGACATCGACGGCGACTGGGCGGACTACGAGGCGGTGCTCGCCGACGCGTCCCCGGAGGCACCGGAGCGCCCCGAGATCAGCGAGGACGACGACGCCAGCATCAACTACACCTCCGGCACCACGGGCGACCCGAAGGGCGTGGTGCGGACGCACCGGACCGAACACTGGCACGCCCTGGTGCTGAACCAGCACATGGAGATCCGCGACGACGACACCTACCTGTGGACCCTGCCGATGTTCCACTGCAACGGCTGGGGGCACACCTACGCGCTGACGGGGACGGGCGCGACCCACGTCTGCCAGCGCACCTTCGACGCCGCCGACACCTTCCGGCGGGTCCGGGAGTACGACGTGACGTTCATGTGCGGCGCGCCGACGGTGCTGAACAACCTGATCCAGTACCACGACGAACACGACATCGGGACGACCGGCGACCGCGAGGTGCGGCTCGCGACCGCGGGGAGCGCGCCCGCCACCGCGACCATCGAGACCGTCGAGGACGAGTTCGGCTGGCGGATCATCCACATCTACGGGCTCACCGAGACCGCCCCGATCATCACCACCTCCAACTCCCCGCGCCGGCTGGCCGAGCACGGTCGCGACCTGAAGATCAAGCAGGGCTCGGAGACGCTGTGCACCGAGGTCCGGGTCGTCGACGACGACGGCGAGGACGTCCCCCGGGACGGCCAGACGGTCGGCGAGATCGTCGTCCGGGGCAACCAGGTGATGGACCGGTACCTGAACAAGCCCGAGGCCACCGAGGAGGCCTTCAACGCCCGCGCCGAGGGCTACTTCCACACCGGCGACCTCGCGGTCTGGGACGAGAACGGGATGGTGGCCATCCAGGACCGCAAGAAGGACATCATCATCTCCGGCGGCGAGAACATCTCCTCGATCGAGCTCGAGGACACCCTCTACGACCACCCCGACGTCGGGAAGGCGGCGGTGGTGCCGGTCCCCAGCGAGGAGTGGGGCGAGACGCCCAAGGCCATCGTCGTCCCCGCACCCGGCAGCGACCCCAGCGAGGAGGACATTCTGGAGTTCTGTGACGACCGGCTGGCCGGCTACAAGACGCCATCGAGTGTGGACTTCGTGGAGGACCTGCCGGAGACCGCGACCGGCAAAGTCCAGAAGTACGAGCTCCGCGACCGGTACTGGGGCGAGGAGGACCGGATGGTCGGCACGCAGTAG
- a CDS encoding helix-turn-helix domain-containing protein, giving the protein MPLVAEFDIGCEHLPFVGVASTVPDATMVLTLQFNHDELPLFILSVTDGDRETVEDALADAAVAGEYTVLGRAGETRRYQVKPGRSLEEHLGPHLDDLSGLEALATTDAVIERIEVLRTGWRQSGWFAHREAFDAFREFWQRNAGFRLHRLTRAGDPEPPGDGLTDRQREALRTAYELGHFEIPRKASLEDVATELDISASSASERLRRAQTQLVEETVATTWPPLPE; this is encoded by the coding sequence ATGCCGCTGGTCGCCGAGTTCGACATCGGCTGTGAACACCTCCCTTTTGTCGGCGTCGCGTCCACGGTCCCCGACGCGACGATGGTGCTCACGCTGCAGTTCAACCACGACGAACTGCCGCTGTTCATCCTCTCCGTGACCGACGGCGACCGCGAGACCGTCGAGGACGCCCTGGCGGACGCCGCCGTCGCCGGCGAGTACACCGTCCTCGGCAGGGCGGGTGAGACCCGTCGCTACCAGGTCAAGCCGGGCCGGAGCCTCGAGGAACACCTCGGGCCACACCTCGACGACCTCTCGGGACTCGAAGCGCTGGCGACGACCGACGCCGTCATCGAGCGCATCGAGGTGCTCCGGACGGGCTGGCGCCAGTCCGGCTGGTTCGCCCACCGGGAGGCGTTCGACGCCTTCCGCGAGTTCTGGCAGCGCAACGCCGGCTTCCGTCTGCACCGTCTCACGCGTGCGGGCGACCCCGAACCGCCCGGCGACGGCCTCACAGACCGCCAGCGCGAGGCGCTGCGGACGGCCTACGAACTCGGCCACTTCGAGATCCCGCGGAAGGCGTCGCTCGAAGACGTCGCCACGGAACTGGACATCTCCGCGTCGTCGGCCTCCGAGCGCCTGCGCCGCGCACAGACACAGCTGGTCGAGGAGACCGTTGCGACGACGTGGCCGCCGCTCCCGGAGTAG
- a CDS encoding alpha/beta fold hydrolase → MPTTQSADGTEIAYERHGEGQPLCLLHGGMAPREYWHPVIPHLEGYSAVVPERPGFGTCLDDLTETGPEDVLARETAYVDALASAVDGDPVLFGHSFGALTAVEAATETAVEAVVAYEPAVLPEDYRETADLAARMEALIAEGNRREAVKRYVEQVLHSDGVDDLDAWLAEWPVWPDCVELAEEVVRMNRAVEQYRLPDRLNVDAPVLVLTGTDGPDFLRESARAVHEALPRSRLVEFDGVSHSGPGEAPELVSAEVDAFLGR, encoded by the coding sequence ATGCCGACGACACAGTCCGCAGACGGAACCGAGATCGCCTACGAACGCCACGGCGAGGGGCAACCGCTGTGCCTGCTTCACGGGGGGATGGCCCCGCGGGAGTACTGGCACCCGGTCATCCCGCATCTCGAAGGGTACAGCGCCGTGGTCCCCGAGCGACCGGGCTTTGGTACCTGTCTCGACGACCTGACGGAGACCGGCCCCGAGGACGTGCTGGCGCGCGAGACGGCGTACGTCGACGCGCTCGCGAGCGCGGTCGACGGTGACCCGGTCCTGTTCGGCCACTCCTTCGGCGCGCTCACCGCCGTCGAGGCCGCGACGGAGACGGCGGTCGAGGCCGTCGTCGCCTACGAGCCGGCGGTCCTCCCGGAGGACTACCGCGAGACGGCCGACCTCGCCGCACGGATGGAGGCACTCATCGCCGAGGGGAACCGCCGCGAGGCGGTCAAACGCTACGTCGAGCAGGTACTCCACTCCGACGGCGTCGACGACCTCGACGCGTGGCTGGCGGAGTGGCCCGTCTGGCCCGACTGCGTCGAACTCGCCGAGGAGGTGGTCCGGATGAACCGCGCCGTCGAGCAGTACCGGCTCCCCGACCGGCTCAACGTCGACGCCCCCGTGCTGGTCCTGACCGGTACCGACGGGCCGGACTTCCTCCGCGAGAGCGCCCGCGCCGTCCACGAGGCGCTTCCCCGCAGCCGCCTCGTCGAGTTCGACGGCGTGAGCCACAGCGGCCCGGGCGAGGCACCGGAACTGGTCTCCGCCGAGGTCGACGCCTTCCTCGGGAGATAG
- a CDS encoding acyl-CoA dehydrogenase, whose product MDFSLTEEQRQIEEMVAEFVDEEVVPRAKEIDETDEFPWDLVDQMADLGLMGMPFPEEYGGAGLDYHSYPIALEEISRGLGGLGTVVAAHISLAGNMVYEYGTDEQKEEYLTPLAEGEEVGAFALSEPGAGSDVPAMETTAEKAGDEYVIDGGKLWISNGSVADTVTVFAKTDPDAGNKGISSFIVRPEEDDGFVVEGTEDKLGDKGCPTAELRFDNMHVPEHRRLGEEGRGFVQALETLNGGRITIAARSVGIAQAALDEALAYAGEREQFGQRIGDFQAIQHKLADMDTKTRAARLLMHSAADRKIRGESFAKEAAQAKLYASEVSREVANEGIQIHGGYGYVKDFPMERFFRDAKLNEIYEGTSEVLRNTIAGQLLD is encoded by the coding sequence ATGGACTTCTCGCTCACCGAAGAGCAACGCCAGATCGAGGAGATGGTCGCGGAGTTCGTCGACGAGGAGGTCGTCCCGCGCGCCAAAGAGATCGACGAGACCGACGAGTTCCCCTGGGACCTGGTCGACCAGATGGCCGACCTGGGGCTGATGGGGATGCCCTTCCCCGAGGAGTACGGCGGTGCCGGCCTTGACTACCACTCCTACCCCATTGCCCTGGAGGAGATCTCCCGGGGCTTGGGCGGGCTCGGGACGGTCGTCGCGGCCCACATCTCGCTTGCCGGAAACATGGTCTACGAGTACGGCACCGACGAACAGAAAGAGGAGTATCTGACCCCCCTCGCGGAGGGCGAGGAGGTCGGCGCCTTCGCGCTCTCGGAGCCCGGCGCGGGCAGCGACGTCCCCGCCATGGAGACGACCGCCGAGAAGGCCGGCGACGAGTACGTCATCGACGGGGGGAAACTGTGGATCTCCAACGGCTCGGTGGCCGACACCGTCACCGTGTTCGCCAAGACCGACCCCGACGCCGGCAACAAGGGCATCTCCTCCTTCATCGTCCGGCCGGAGGAGGACGACGGCTTCGTCGTCGAGGGGACCGAGGACAAGCTCGGCGACAAGGGCTGTCCGACCGCCGAGTTGCGCTTCGACAACATGCACGTCCCCGAGCACCGCCGGCTGGGCGAGGAGGGCCGCGGGTTCGTCCAGGCCCTGGAGACACTGAATGGCGGCCGGATCACCATCGCCGCCCGCTCGGTCGGGATCGCCCAGGCCGCACTCGACGAAGCCCTGGCGTACGCCGGCGAGCGCGAGCAGTTCGGCCAGCGGATCGGCGACTTCCAGGCCATCCAGCACAAGCTCGCGGACATGGACACCAAGACGCGGGCCGCCCGCCTGCTGATGCACTCGGCGGCGGACAGGAAGATCCGCGGCGAGAGCTTCGCCAAGGAAGCCGCCCAGGCGAAACTGTACGCCTCCGAGGTGTCCCGCGAGGTGGCAAACGAGGGCATCCAGATCCACGGCGGCTACGGCTACGTGAAGGACTTCCCGATGGAGCGGTTCTTCCGGGACGCCAAGCTCAACGAGATCTACGAGGGCACCAGCGAGGTGCTCCGGAACACCATCGCCGGCCAGTTGCTGGACTGA
- a CDS encoding acyl-CoA dehydrogenase family protein — translation MLSYDDSARAEELAGRARDLMDEVVLPKERELAGGMTASEGTIDELREAAREYGIYAPQIEEEHGGMGEDFRDVLPAFEEAGRSPLGQAAMRVDAPDEGNMHLLELHGTDLQKEEYLEPLVEGELRSGFSMTEPQPGAGSDPKSIQTTAEKDGDEWVIDGHKWWTTQGIRADILLVFARTDPDAHPYEGCSVFIVPAEADGVEVVRNIPHLGSEMTGAGHAEIKYNNVRVPEEHLLGEEGKGFQHVQERLGPARLTHCMRYSGMAERALDIAAAYMSERDAFGTALSEKQYPRFELADQRTRLAAARSLVRTVAAEIAAGNEARIGVSMAKVFTANATQEAIDTALQFCGGTGVSRDLPLADFYESVRAFRIVDGADEVHRRTIARELFEDVPAEELEALTHFGE, via the coding sequence ATGCTCTCGTACGACGACTCAGCGCGAGCCGAGGAACTGGCCGGGCGGGCACGCGACCTGATGGACGAGGTCGTGCTCCCGAAAGAGCGGGAACTGGCCGGCGGGATGACCGCCTCGGAGGGAACCATCGACGAACTCCGCGAGGCAGCCCGCGAATACGGAATCTACGCCCCCCAGATCGAGGAGGAGCACGGCGGGATGGGCGAGGACTTCCGGGACGTGTTGCCGGCCTTCGAGGAGGCCGGCCGGAGCCCGCTGGGGCAGGCCGCGATGCGGGTCGACGCCCCCGACGAGGGGAACATGCACCTGCTGGAGCTGCACGGCACCGACCTCCAGAAGGAGGAGTACCTGGAGCCGCTTGTGGAGGGGGAACTGCGGTCGGGCTTTTCGATGACCGAACCCCAGCCGGGTGCGGGTTCGGACCCGAAGTCGATCCAGACGACCGCCGAGAAAGACGGCGACGAGTGGGTCATCGACGGCCACAAGTGGTGGACCACACAGGGGATCCGCGCGGACATCCTGCTGGTCTTCGCCCGCACCGACCCCGACGCCCACCCCTACGAGGGCTGTTCGGTGTTCATCGTCCCCGCCGAGGCCGACGGCGTCGAGGTCGTCCGGAACATCCCCCACCTCGGCTCGGAGATGACCGGTGCCGGCCACGCCGAGATCAAGTATAACAATGTCCGCGTGCCCGAGGAACACCTGCTCGGCGAGGAGGGGAAGGGGTTCCAGCACGTCCAGGAGCGGCTCGGGCCCGCTCGCCTGACCCACTGCATGCGCTACTCGGGGATGGCCGAGCGGGCGCTCGACATCGCAGCCGCGTACATGAGCGAGCGCGACGCCTTCGGGACGGCTCTCTCGGAGAAGCAGTATCCCCGCTTCGAGCTGGCCGACCAGCGCACCCGGCTCGCCGCCGCCCGGTCGCTGGTCCGGACGGTCGCCGCGGAGATCGCCGCCGGCAACGAGGCCCGCATCGGCGTCTCGATGGCCAAGGTCTTCACCGCCAACGCCACCCAGGAGGCCATCGACACCGCCCTGCAGTTCTGTGGCGGCACCGGCGTCTCCCGTGACCTCCCGCTCGCGGACTTCTACGAGTCGGTCCGTGCGTTCCGGATCGTCGACGGCGCCGACGAGGTCCACCGCCGCACCATCGCCCGCGAGCTGTTCGAGGACGTCCCCGCCGAGGAACTCGAGGCGCTGACCCACTTCGGGGAGTAG
- a CDS encoding DUF2249 domain-containing protein, which produces MGSSEADALLDVREVDGEPFDEIMDALEGLGDGERLRLVAPFEPEPLYGVLDQRGFDHETAKVTEDEWHVDINRA; this is translated from the coding sequence ATGGGTTCCAGCGAGGCGGACGCGCTCCTCGACGTTCGCGAGGTCGACGGCGAACCGTTCGACGAAATCATGGACGCGCTGGAGGGGCTCGGCGACGGTGAGCGGCTCCGGCTGGTCGCCCCCTTCGAGCCCGAGCCGCTGTACGGCGTCCTCGACCAGCGCGGATTCGACCACGAGACCGCGAAGGTCACCGAGGACGAGTGGCACGTCGACATCAACCGCGCCTGA
- a CDS encoding Sec-independent protein translocase subunit TatA/TatB produces the protein MTIPAFVGIPGGPELLIILAIAVLLFGANKLPSLARSSGQAMGEFKKGRQEIEEEIRSAASDQEGIDPETGAEEASEPA, from the coding sequence ATGACTATCCCAGCGTTCGTGGGCATCCCCGGCGGACCGGAACTGTTGATCATCCTCGCCATCGCCGTCCTGCTGTTCGGTGCGAACAAGCTCCCGAGCCTCGCGCGCTCGTCGGGGCAGGCGATGGGCGAATTCAAGAAGGGCCGCCAGGAGATCGAAGAGGAGATCCGCTCGGCGGCGAGCGACCAGGAGGGTATCGACCCCGAGACCGGTGCCGAAGAGGCGTCCGAACCGGCCTGA